Proteins from a single region of Chrysemys picta bellii isolate R12L10 chromosome 25, ASM1138683v2, whole genome shotgun sequence:
- the LOC135977438 gene encoding uncharacterized protein LOC135977438 has translation MESQDRKRAPAWTEREVRDLLAIWGDEAVIAELRSSKRNGKVLEKISKAMKDRGHNRDTQQCRVKIKELRQAYHKAREANGRSGAEQQTCRYYAELHAILGGAATTTPTVCYDSLTGETHREDGSGNEEDEDGGTVGSSQQQGSGETGFPNSQDIFVTLDLEPVTPELTQDPQGTQETSAANVSPSQRLVNIRKKKRRTRDDMFTELQMSSHADRAQQNAWRQSMSEMRKAQYEREERWRAEWRDEKSKWRAEDDRWRQLADRWQESMLRLLEHQTDMLERMVELQERQQEQRPPLQPLCNQQPSSPSSIASSPRRPRTRWGGLRPPSHSTPDDRPSIRRLAFNKT, from the exons atggagtcccaggatcgcaaaagagctccagcatggaccgaacgggaggtacgggatctgctcgccatatggggagatgaagcagtgatagctgaactccgtagcagtaaaagaaatggcaaagtattagaaaagatctccaaggccatgaaggaccgaggccataacagggacacacagcagtgccgcgtgaaaattaaggagctacggcaagcttaccacaaagccagagaagcaaacggaaggtctggggcagagcagcaaacttgccgctactacgcggagctgcatgcgatcctagggggtgcagccaccactaccccaaccgtgtgctatgactctctcactggagaaacacacagggaagacggttcggggaacgaggaagatgaggatggaggtactgtaggtagctcacagcagcaaggaagcggagaaaccggtttccccaacagccaggatatatttgtgaccctggacctggaaccagtaacccccgaactcacccaagaccctcagggcacacaggagacctctg ctgcaaatgtttctccttcgcagaggctagtgaacattagaaagaaaaaacgtaggacgagggacgatatgttcacggagctgcagatgtcctcccacgctgatagagcacagcagaatgcgtggaggcagtcaatgtcggaaatgagaaaagcacaatatgaacgagaggagaggtggcgggctgaatggcgggatgaaaagagcaagtggcgggctgaagacgataggtggcgtcagcttgcagacagatggcaagagtcaatgctccgtctgctggagcatcaaactgatatgctcgaacgtatggttgagctgcaggaaaggcagcaggagcagagaccaccgctacagcccctgtgtaaccaacagccctcctctccaagttccatagcttcctcacccagacgcccaagaacacggtgggggggcctccggccacccagtcactccaccccagatgatcgtccaagcatcagaaggctggccttcaataagacttaa